The following proteins are co-located in the Equus caballus isolate H_3958 breed thoroughbred chromosome 15, TB-T2T, whole genome shotgun sequence genome:
- the KRTCAP3 gene encoding keratinocyte-associated protein 3 isoform X2: MRCCRLCRFDAARGPRRLMRVGLALILVGHLNLLLGAVLHGTVLRHVANPRGAVTPEYTTANVISVGSGLLALCLPECFRGTCGPLGIQEPSSPTTGLLDPLLPLDQGPGQTDCSFDPTRIYDTALALWIPSLLMSAAEAALSGYCCVAALTLRGVGPCKKEGLQGQLEELTELELPKFKRQENEQLLDQNQEIQASRKSWA, translated from the exons ATGAGGTGCTGCCGCCTCTGCAGATTCG ACGCTGCCCGGGGCCCCCGGCGGCTTATGCGCGTGGGCCTCGCATTGATCTTGGTGGGCCACCTGAACCTGCTGCTGGGGGCCGTGCTGCACGGCACCGTCCTGCGGCACGTGGCCAATCCTCGCGGCGCCGTCACCCCGGAGTACACTACCGCCAATGTCATCTCcgtgggctcagggctgctg GCTTTGTGTCTTCCAGAGTGTTTCCGTGGGACTTGTGGCCCTCTTGGCATCCAGGAACCTTCTTCGCCCACGACTG GACTGCTGGATCCTTTGCTACCCTTGGACCAGGGGCCAGGACAAACTGACTGCTCCTTTGACCCCACAAGAATCTAT GATACAGCCTTGGCTCTCTGGATCCCTTCTTTGCTCATGTCTGCAGCAGAGGCTGCTCTGTCTGGTTACTGCTGTGTGGCTGCACTCACTCTACGTGGGGTTGGGCCCTGCAAGAAGGAAGGACTACAGGGGCAG CTGGAGGAACTGACGGAGCTTGAACTTCCTAAATTTAAAAGGCAGGAAAATGAGCAGCTACTGGATCAAAATCAAGAAATCCAGGCATCACGGAAAAGTTGGGCTTAG
- the KRTCAP3 gene encoding keratinocyte-associated protein 3 isoform X1, whose product MRCCRLCRFDAARGPRRLMRVGLALILVGHLNLLLGAVLHGTVLRHVANPRGAVTPEYTTANVISVGSGLLSVSVGLVALLASRNLLRPRLHWALLALALLNLLMSAACSLGLLLAVSLTVANGGRRLIADCHPGLLDPLLPLDQGPGQTDCSFDPTRIYDTALALWIPSLLMSAAEAALSGYCCVAALTLRGVGPCKKEGLQGQLEELTELELPKFKRQENEQLLDQNQEIQASRKSWA is encoded by the exons ATGAGGTGCTGCCGCCTCTGCAGATTCG ACGCTGCCCGGGGCCCCCGGCGGCTTATGCGCGTGGGCCTCGCATTGATCTTGGTGGGCCACCTGAACCTGCTGCTGGGGGCCGTGCTGCACGGCACCGTCCTGCGGCACGTGGCCAATCCTCGCGGCGCCGTCACCCCGGAGTACACTACCGCCAATGTCATCTCcgtgggctcagggctgctg AGTGTTTCCGTGGGACTTGTGGCCCTCTTGGCATCCAGGAACCTTCTTCGCCCACGACTG CACTGGGCCCTGCTGGCACTAGCTCTCCTGAACCTGCTCATGTCTGCTGCCTGCTCGCTGGGCCTCCTCCTTGCTGTGTCACTCACTGTGGCCAATGGTGGCCGCCGTCTTATTGCTGACTGTCATCCAGGACTGCTGGATCCTTTGCTACCCTTGGACCAGGGGCCAGGACAAACTGACTGCTCCTTTGACCCCACAAGAATCTAT GATACAGCCTTGGCTCTCTGGATCCCTTCTTTGCTCATGTCTGCAGCAGAGGCTGCTCTGTCTGGTTACTGCTGTGTGGCTGCACTCACTCTACGTGGGGTTGGGCCCTGCAAGAAGGAAGGACTACAGGGGCAG CTGGAGGAACTGACGGAGCTTGAACTTCCTAAATTTAAAAGGCAGGAAAATGAGCAGCTACTGGATCAAAATCAAGAAATCCAGGCATCACGGAAAAGTTGGGCTTAG